The proteins below are encoded in one region of uncultured Eubacteriales bacterium:
- a CDS encoding conserved hypothetical protein (Evidence 4 : Homologs of previously reported genes of unknown function): MITAQTKRICGALLEALGHGPLPAKLLSRFRGAANLSTPRGLVTLLSPGRCLQPHAVRLNHAFDYGLLEPGVLTLGPEGVSMDGAAVISFSGAESIDLLLPPGPMPQPLAAWAIQRFLASAPDEGLSRMALGRSDGVYAALLSPRLKTLRRAARAGDITAAAVAAGRMAGCGPGLTPSSDDLLCGYLALLPSEEPWGEMASAIAASAAQNTNIISAALLLSAGDGYFSEDVLALMACLRTGTEGQALTRALLRVACFGSSSGYDFLTGVYFGVLDACAIGGICIDLPEST, from the coding sequence ATGATTACAGCGCAGACGAAACGGATCTGCGGGGCGCTGTTGGAGGCCTTGGGCCACGGGCCTCTGCCCGCGAAGCTCCTCTCCCGTTTCCGGGGGGCGGCCAATCTGTCCACCCCCCGGGGGCTGGTGACGCTGCTCTCGCCGGGGCGGTGCCTTCAACCTCACGCGGTCAGATTAAACCATGCTTTTGATTATGGGCTTTTGGAGCCGGGCGTACTGACGCTTGGGCCCGAAGGCGTCAGTATGGACGGCGCGGCGGTCATTTCCTTCTCCGGTGCTGAGTCCATAGACCTGCTCCTGCCGCCCGGACCTATGCCGCAGCCCCTTGCAGCCTGGGCCATTCAGCGTTTCTTGGCCTCCGCGCCGGATGAGGGCCTCTCCCGGATGGCGCTGGGCCGGAGCGACGGAGTCTACGCCGCATTGCTCTCCCCGAGGCTTAAAACACTGCGCCGGGCGGCACGGGCAGGTGATATCACTGCCGCGGCAGTTGCCGCCGGACGAATGGCAGGCTGCGGACCGGGGCTTACCCCCTCGTCAGATGACCTGCTGTGCGGCTATCTGGCACTGCTGCCTTCCGAGGAGCCCTGGGGGGAGATGGCTTCCGCCATCGCCGCCTCGGCTGCCCAAAACACCAACATCATCAGCGCGGCCCTCCTCCTCTCCGCAGGGGATGGCTATTTCTCCGAGGACGTGCTGGCTCTGATGGCCTGCCTGCGCACCGGCACGGAGGGGCAGGCACTGACGCGCGCGCTGCTGCGGGTGGCCTGCTTTGGCAGCAGCTCAGGCTATGACTTCCTGACGGGGGTCTATTTCGGCGTCCTGGACGCTTGTGCCATTGGAGGGATATGCATTGATTTGCCTGAAAGTACATAA
- a CDS encoding conserved hypothetical protein (Evidence 4 : Homologs of previously reported genes of unknown function), which yields MAIIDKMEQQLRPSTIGLKPYEAKVIPLTTGEDMLVREASRDEIPLLMETIEPLMKQPKDFYDIVASRIYAELLGMLRYRVQDEYCFVGAVDGEIAGIVNGRFVNEKVGMSYHTITLRRGARVGAHLFAAKMEYHMDVMGQDEVWIVAESPNGFKRWMIEYELEPRLHCPHELGGVPTYVLTRALWQKHKGSKCNGIRPAFEDVIAANQILHKPAKIIV from the coding sequence ATGGCGATTATCGACAAAATGGAGCAGCAACTCAGGCCCTCCACAATCGGACTCAAGCCCTATGAGGCCAAAGTCATCCCATTGACCACCGGAGAGGATATGCTGGTCCGCGAGGCTTCCAGGGATGAAATCCCCCTGTTGATGGAGACCATCGAGCCCCTGATGAAACAGCCCAAGGATTTCTATGACATCGTGGCGTCCCGCATCTATGCCGAGCTGCTGGGCATGCTCCGCTACCGCGTGCAGGACGAGTACTGCTTCGTGGGGGCGGTAGACGGCGAAATCGCCGGCATCGTCAACGGCCGCTTTGTCAATGAGAAGGTGGGCATGAGCTATCACACCATAACTCTGCGCCGGGGTGCGCGGGTAGGCGCCCATCTGTTCGCCGCCAAGATGGAGTATCACATGGACGTGATGGGCCAAGACGAGGTCTGGATTGTGGCTGAGAGCCCCAACGGCTTTAAGCGCTGGATGATTGAGTACGAGCTTGAGCCCAGGCTGCACTGCCCCCATGAGCTGGGCGGCGTGCCAACCTATGTGCTCACCCGCGCCCTGTGGCAAAAGCACAAGGGCAGCAAGTGCAACGGCATCCGCCCCGCCTTTGAGGATGTGATCGCGGCCAACCAGATTCTCCATAAGCCCGCCAAAATCATCGTCTGA
- a CDS encoding conserved hypothetical protein (Evidence 4 : Homologs of previously reported genes of unknown function) produces MRQVGIVGVGHTKFGKWEDTFLELITQAALEAMDDAGAKTGDKNVIDQVFVASMGAGILNRISGSASALVDTLNIRPAMAECVENGPASGASAIKLGYMAIASGLADCVLVVGGEQMRAVSGWEATDFVATMLHPTGEYPYGLTLPSFAGMFTRLRMEEYGVTSRDLSIISVKNHENATHNPCAHIQRHVKLDRISDPRYVDATNPMVADPLRQFDMCPVSDGAAAVLLVARDKQEELGFGHKPFARIAGIASATDTHYVADRAEPTDLLAVRLAAQRAYQMAGIGPEDIDCAELHDAFLILEIAESEECGLFPRGQGHIAARNGDTAIGGKLPINTSGGLKAKGHPLGATGVSQVVELVRQVRGEAEGRQVEGAATGLAINFGGFGNNVVATIVTTK; encoded by the coding sequence ATGCGGCAGGTAGGAATTGTCGGCGTAGGCCACACCAAGTTCGGCAAATGGGAGGACACGTTCCTTGAGCTGATTACTCAGGCTGCCCTTGAGGCAATGGATGACGCCGGGGCCAAGACCGGCGACAAGAACGTCATCGATCAGGTATTTGTAGCTTCCATGGGTGCCGGTATCCTTAACCGGATCAGCGGCTCCGCCTCCGCCCTGGTGGACACGCTGAATATCCGCCCCGCCATGGCGGAGTGCGTGGAGAACGGCCCCGCCTCCGGCGCTTCCGCCATCAAGCTGGGCTATATGGCAATTGCGTCGGGGCTGGCCGACTGCGTGCTGGTGGTAGGCGGTGAACAGATGCGGGCGGTATCCGGATGGGAAGCCACCGACTTCGTGGCCACCATGCTTCACCCGACGGGAGAGTACCCCTACGGTTTGACACTGCCCTCCTTCGCTGGTATGTTCACCCGCCTGCGCATGGAGGAGTACGGCGTCACCAGCCGCGACCTGTCCATCATATCCGTCAAGAACCATGAGAACGCCACCCATAACCCCTGCGCCCACATCCAGCGCCATGTGAAGCTGGATCGCATCAGCGATCCCAGGTATGTGGACGCCACCAACCCCATGGTGGCAGACCCCCTCCGCCAGTTTGACATGTGCCCGGTTTCCGACGGCGCGGCGGCGGTGCTGCTGGTGGCCCGGGACAAACAGGAGGAGCTGGGTTTCGGCCACAAGCCCTTTGCCCGCATCGCAGGCATCGCTTCGGCCACCGACACCCATTATGTAGCCGACCGCGCAGAGCCTACCGACCTGCTGGCTGTCCGGCTCGCCGCCCAGAGGGCCTACCAAATGGCGGGCATAGGGCCTGAGGACATCGACTGCGCCGAGCTCCACGACGCCTTCCTCATCCTGGAGATCGCCGAGAGTGAGGAGTGCGGTCTCTTCCCCAGGGGACAGGGACATATCGCCGCCCGCAATGGCGACACGGCCATCGGCGGCAAGCTGCCCATCAATACATCCGGCGGTCTGAAGGCCAAGGGCCACCCTTTAGGGGCCACCGGCGTATCCCAGGTGGTAGAGCTGGTCCGTCAGGTCCGGGGCGAGGCGGAGGGCCGTCAGGTTGAGGGAGCCGCCACGGGTCTTGCCATCAATTTCGGCGGTTTTGGCAACAATGTAGTCGCCACCATCGTCACCACGAAGTAG
- a CDS encoding putative nucleic-acid-binding protein containing a Zn-ribbon (Evidence 3 : Function proposed based on presence of conserved amino acid motif, structural feature or limited homology), producing the protein MQELFAYQCNKCGKLHHPSYAVCQNPACDGRSFTAEPLGGHCTLLTWTRVFNLPEGYMKAWMNFGIVRFDNGVTATGQLGFDDPPELGMDLVSTIGIVKEGIGQDYYGFIFQEP; encoded by the coding sequence ATGCAAGAGCTGTTTGCCTACCAGTGCAACAAATGCGGAAAGCTTCACCATCCCAGCTACGCCGTCTGTCAAAACCCCGCGTGCGACGGCCGCTCCTTCACCGCCGAGCCCTTGGGCGGCCACTGTACGCTGCTGACCTGGACCCGGGTCTTCAACCTGCCCGAGGGCTATATGAAAGCGTGGATGAACTTTGGAATCGTGCGGTTTGACAATGGCGTCACCGCCACCGGCCAGCTCGGCTTTGACGATCCTCCCGAGCTGGGGATGGACCTAGTCTCCACCATAGGTATCGTCAAAGAGGGCATAGGTCAGGACTATTACGGTTTCATTTTTCAAGAACCTTGA